In a genomic window of Aggregatimonas sangjinii:
- the prmC gene encoding peptide chain release factor N(5)-glutamine methyltransferase — protein sequence MLLNEIKTIFHKELDALYPSEEVNSFFYLLLEELLGLERFILALRPDYVVSKEEEQPLFEALSQLRLHRPIQYIVGQTNFMGLDFMVKEGVLIPRPETEELVQWVLDVTAEDPVFKNQNSAFNVLDIGTGSGCIAILLAKKWTDAKVYGLDVSESALAVARKNAQENEATVQFIHSNILSLDSLDTKFDVIVSNPPYVRKSEKVDMQPNVLQYEPENALFVPDNDALKFYKAIVDFAATNLENNGMLFLEINQYLGKEAIQLLQGHNFSEIELRKDMYGNDRMLKGKITR from the coding sequence ATGTTATTGAATGAAATAAAAACCATCTTCCATAAAGAACTGGATGCCTTGTATCCGTCCGAAGAGGTCAATAGTTTTTTTTATCTATTGCTCGAAGAATTGCTCGGCCTGGAGCGCTTTATCCTGGCATTACGACCCGATTATGTGGTTTCAAAGGAAGAGGAACAACCATTGTTCGAGGCTTTGTCCCAATTGCGTTTACATCGACCTATACAATACATAGTTGGGCAGACCAATTTTATGGGTCTTGATTTTATGGTGAAGGAGGGAGTACTGATACCGCGACCCGAGACAGAGGAATTGGTGCAATGGGTTTTGGATGTGACCGCTGAAGATCCGGTATTTAAAAATCAAAACTCGGCATTCAACGTATTGGATATTGGTACGGGCAGTGGTTGTATTGCCATATTACTCGCCAAAAAATGGACCGATGCGAAGGTTTATGGGCTGGATGTTTCCGAGTCGGCTCTGGCAGTCGCCCGCAAAAATGCCCAAGAAAATGAAGCGACGGTTCAATTCATACATTCCAATATATTAAGTCTGGATTCCTTGGATACAAAATTCGATGTAATCGTATCGAACCCTCCTTATGTACGCAAATCCGAAAAAGTCGACATGCAGCCGAATGTACTGCAATATGAGCCTGAAAATGCCTTGTTCGTTCCCGATAACGACGCGCTAAAATTTTATAAGGCCATAGTTGATTTTGCGGCAACCAATTTGGAGAACAATGGCATGTTGTTTTTAGAAATAAATCAATATTTGGGAAAAGAAGCAATACAATTATTACAAGGGCATAATTTTTCGGAAATTGAGCTGCGTAAAGATATGTACGGCAATGATCGTATGCTGAAGGGTAAGATAACTCGATAA
- the ribD gene encoding bifunctional diaminohydroxyphosphoribosylaminopyrimidine deaminase/5-amino-6-(5-phosphoribosylamino)uracil reductase RibD — protein sequence MKILEKYMLRCIEIAANGLGSTAPNPAVGAVIVHEDVIIGEGYTSAYGGPHAEVNAINSVKDKTLLKEASLFVTLEPCSHHGKTPPCADLISSYKIPRVVVGLIDPNPLVAGKGIAALRAKNCEVIIGLAEKECKEHHKRFLTFQTKKRPYIILKWAETQDGFVAPLPEKRAASPEPFWITNANSRQLVHQWRAEEQAILVGTNTALEDNPKINVRDWAGKNPFRVVLDKSLKIPMSHNLLDSSTPTLIFTEIENASHYNKGVNYEILDFSKNLPTQILTTLHEYRLTSVLIEGGTITLQTFIDANLWDEARVFSGDTNFGVGIKAPRFSASLKKSFQINSDVLKFYRNA from the coding sequence GTGAAGATACTGGAAAAATACATGTTGCGTTGCATCGAAATTGCCGCAAACGGACTGGGAAGTACCGCTCCCAATCCCGCTGTGGGAGCAGTAATCGTTCACGAAGATGTAATTATCGGGGAGGGTTATACCAGCGCCTATGGGGGTCCGCATGCGGAGGTAAATGCGATAAACTCGGTCAAGGACAAGACGCTTTTAAAGGAAGCCAGCCTATTTGTTACTTTGGAACCCTGTTCACACCATGGGAAAACCCCGCCTTGCGCCGATTTAATTAGTTCATATAAAATTCCCAGAGTCGTGGTAGGTCTTATAGACCCTAATCCTTTGGTCGCAGGAAAAGGTATTGCCGCTTTAAGGGCAAAAAACTGTGAAGTGATCATTGGTTTGGCAGAAAAAGAATGTAAAGAACACCACAAGCGGTTCTTGACGTTTCAAACTAAAAAACGGCCTTATATTATCTTGAAATGGGCAGAAACACAAGATGGTTTTGTAGCCCCACTACCAGAAAAACGTGCCGCAAGTCCAGAGCCTTTTTGGATTACCAATGCCAATTCCCGTCAATTAGTGCATCAATGGCGTGCAGAGGAACAAGCCATATTAGTTGGCACCAATACGGCTTTAGAGGATAATCCTAAAATAAATGTAAGGGATTGGGCAGGTAAAAATCCATTTCGGGTGGTTTTGGACAAAAGCTTAAAAATACCAATGAGCCATAACCTTTTGGACAGCAGTACGCCGACCTTGATTTTTACCGAAATTGAAAATGCGTCGCACTATAATAAAGGTGTAAATTATGAAATATTGGATTTTTCAAAAAACCTGCCTACACAAATACTTACCACTCTTCATGAATACCGATTGACGAGTGTATTGATCGAAGGCGGTACGATAACACTACAAACTTTTATCGATGCCAATTTGTGGGACGAAGCCCGTGTTTTTAGCGGAGATACCAATTTCGGAGTCGGCATAAAAGCTCCTCGTTTTTCAGCATCACTCAAAAAGTCCTTTCAAATCAATTCAGATGTGCTAAAGTTTTACCGCAATGCTTAA
- a CDS encoding low molecular weight protein-tyrosine-phosphatase, whose product MAVKVLMVCLGNICRSPLAEGLLQQKTDPENIVVDSAGTGGFHIGNAPDDRSIAVAAKYGLDISKQRCRKLATKDLDTFDLIYAMDKSNYRNIVALARTNEQRNKIRLLLSETNLEIDEVPDPYYGGKDGFENVYQMIDQACEAIAKKLQAKNQ is encoded by the coding sequence ATGGCAGTCAAGGTTTTAATGGTGTGCCTCGGCAATATCTGCAGGTCGCCCTTGGCGGAAGGACTCTTACAGCAAAAAACAGATCCGGAAAATATAGTTGTCGATTCAGCGGGAACAGGCGGCTTTCATATCGGGAATGCTCCAGATGATAGAAGTATAGCCGTAGCCGCCAAATACGGATTGGACATCAGTAAACAACGCTGCAGAAAATTAGCTACTAAGGATTTAGACACCTTCGATTTGATTTATGCGATGGACAAAAGCAACTATAGGAATATCGTTGCCTTGGCCCGAACCAACGAACAACGGAATAAAATTCGATTATTGTTAAGTGAAACGAACTTAGAAATCGATGAAGTGCCCGACCCCTACTACGGGGGTAAGGACGGTTTTGAAAACGTATATCAAATGATCGATCAGGCCTGTGAGGCAATAGCGAAAAAATTACAAGCCAAAAACCAATAG
- a CDS encoding GNAT family N-acetyltransferase yields the protein MQKLKGQHCYLRALEMADLNFLYELENDSSIWEISGTVTPYSKHVLRKYLENAHRDIYDVKQLRLVICLAGGQVVGLIDLFDFDPKNRRAGIGIVIMKGDERDKGVGGEALTLLMHYAFSTLDVRQLYANVGVGNMAAVHLFKKLGFTQAGVKKDWIFSEGEFTDEILFQKIST from the coding sequence ATGCAAAAATTAAAGGGCCAACATTGCTACCTTCGTGCCTTGGAAATGGCCGACCTTAATTTCTTGTACGAATTGGAGAACGATTCCTCTATTTGGGAAATAAGCGGTACCGTTACCCCATATTCAAAGCATGTGCTGCGAAAATACTTGGAAAATGCCCATCGTGATATCTATGATGTAAAGCAATTACGATTGGTCATCTGTCTTGCCGGAGGCCAAGTCGTTGGTTTGATCGATCTGTTCGACTTTGACCCCAAGAACCGGCGTGCTGGTATCGGTATTGTAATAATGAAAGGCGATGAACGTGATAAGGGAGTGGGTGGCGAGGCGTTGACCTTACTCATGCATTATGCCTTTTCAACCTTGGATGTTAGGCAATTATATGCAAACGTGGGCGTTGGAAATATGGCTGCCGTACACCTGTTTAAAAAATTGGGCTTTACCCAGGCCGGAGTTAAAAAAGACTGGATTTTTTCCGAAGGGGAGTTCACCGATGAAATCCTATTTCAAAAAATTAGTACATAG
- the mltG gene encoding endolytic transglycosylase MltG: MYIKKILLAIVGIGLVLGGIFAYMVYGAFLSPNTSFTEDQIIVHVRSEAGFEEVKDSLSGYLQDIETFGQAAQKKGYASNIKGGRYAIKKGMNNNEIINSLRSKNLPVKVSFNNQERLENLAGRIATQIEADSVSLLAAMRDPEFLSENNLEATNELAVYLPNSYEFFWNTSAEEFRDRMLKEYQRFWTEERIEKAKKQGLTPNEAIALAAIVHKETAKIDERPRVAGLYLNRLKTNMLLQADPTVIYAIKKHRGDFDIVIKRVLYKDLEIDSPYNTYKYAGVPPGPITMPDISAIEAVLNPEQHDYIYMVANVENFGYHKFAKTAAQHNRNKVQYVRWINAQGINR; this comes from the coding sequence ATGTATATTAAGAAGATATTATTGGCCATTGTTGGCATCGGATTGGTTCTTGGAGGCATATTTGCCTATATGGTATACGGTGCCTTTTTGTCTCCAAATACTAGTTTTACGGAAGACCAGATTATCGTACACGTAAGATCGGAAGCAGGATTCGAAGAGGTTAAAGATTCACTTAGTGGTTACCTGCAGGATATTGAAACATTTGGACAAGCCGCCCAAAAAAAAGGCTATGCCTCCAATATAAAGGGGGGCAGGTATGCCATTAAGAAGGGTATGAACAACAATGAAATCATCAATTCGTTGCGCAGTAAGAACCTTCCGGTAAAAGTGTCTTTCAACAATCAGGAACGCCTGGAAAATTTAGCGGGCCGTATCGCTACGCAAATAGAAGCTGATAGTGTCTCCTTACTTGCCGCCATGCGGGACCCTGAATTTCTTTCGGAAAACAACCTTGAGGCGACAAATGAATTGGCCGTCTACCTTCCGAATAGTTACGAATTCTTTTGGAATACCTCTGCCGAGGAGTTCCGCGACAGGATGCTCAAGGAGTATCAACGCTTCTGGACCGAGGAACGTATAGAAAAAGCGAAGAAGCAGGGATTAACACCTAACGAGGCGATTGCCTTGGCGGCCATCGTGCACAAGGAGACAGCAAAAATAGATGAAAGGCCACGGGTGGCCGGTCTCTACCTTAATCGGTTAAAGACGAACATGTTGTTACAGGCCGACCCTACTGTTATCTATGCCATAAAAAAACACAGAGGCGATTTTGATATAGTCATCAAAAGGGTGCTTTACAAAGATTTGGAAATCGATTCGCCGTATAATACCTACAAATACGCTGGCGTACCACCTGGGCCTATTACCATGCCCGATATATCGGCCATAGAAGCTGTTTTGAACCCAGAGCAGCACGACTATATTTATATGGTCGCCAATGTTGAAAACTTCGGTTACCACAAGTTCGCGAAGACCGCCGCGCAACACAACAGGAATAAAGTACAGTACGTCCGATGGATTAATGCGCAGGGAATTAATCGTTAA
- a CDS encoding SAM-dependent methyltransferase produces the protein MALDKINYGKLYLIPTTLGENEPLEVLPISIKRAIENIDFYIVENEKSARRFIKKISPRKSQQSLKLELLNKYTELQAIPTFLNPCLQGYDVGIISEAGAPGIADPGADVVKIAHEKNIQAVPLVGPSSIFLALMASGMNGQNFAFNGYLPIDASERKNTLKRLEKLSKENNQSQIFIETPYRNDKLLAELLKTLSRNTLLCIACDITLATEYIATKTVDDWKHSPVSLHKRPAIFIIQGEIPIR, from the coding sequence ATGGCTTTGGATAAAATCAATTATGGCAAACTGTATTTGATTCCTACCACTTTGGGAGAAAATGAGCCTTTGGAAGTATTGCCTATTTCAATCAAAAGAGCCATCGAGAACATCGACTTTTATATTGTCGAAAACGAAAAATCCGCCCGACGCTTTATCAAAAAAATAAGTCCACGTAAATCGCAGCAGAGCCTTAAACTTGAACTGTTGAACAAGTATACCGAACTTCAAGCGATTCCAACTTTTTTAAACCCTTGCCTTCAAGGTTATGATGTGGGTATCATTTCGGAAGCGGGAGCCCCTGGCATTGCCGATCCCGGAGCAGACGTGGTGAAGATAGCCCATGAAAAGAATATTCAAGCAGTGCCTTTGGTAGGGCCCTCCTCTATTTTCCTGGCTTTGATGGCCAGCGGCATGAACGGACAAAATTTTGCCTTTAACGGTTATCTGCCCATAGACGCTTCGGAACGTAAAAATACCCTAAAACGGTTGGAAAAGTTATCGAAGGAAAACAACCAAAGTCAAATTTTCATTGAAACTCCATACCGTAACGATAAGCTGTTGGCAGAACTGCTGAAAACACTTTCCCGAAACACCTTGCTCTGTATCGCTTGTGATATTACCTTGGCAACCGAATACATCGCGACAAAAACCGTTGACGACTGGAAGCATTCTCCAGTATCACTGCATAAAAGACCGGCAATCTTTATCATTCAGGGCGAGATACCCATTCGTTGA
- the dapF gene encoding diaminopimelate epimerase, which translates to MQLPFYKYQGTGNDFIMVDNREESFPVGDMEYISFLCDRRIGIGADGLILLENDSETDFKMVYFNSDGNQSSMCGNGGRCLVAFARYLGIIQNTTTFNAIDGMHAATITDDNRVKLQMRDVTDVKEKPDYTFLDTGSPHHVQLVDNLKMLDVAKEGAKLRYGMYGQQGSNINFVEPNGANIFKVRTYERGVEDETLSCGTGVTAVALAMHHTKRTDSNRVRLHAEGGELEVEFEVATNGYKNVFLIGPTKMVFKGEIVCKN; encoded by the coding sequence ATGCAACTTCCATTTTACAAATATCAAGGTACCGGAAATGATTTTATCATGGTCGATAATCGGGAGGAATCATTCCCTGTAGGAGATATGGAGTATATCTCTTTTTTATGTGATCGAAGAATAGGGATAGGCGCCGATGGGCTCATTCTTTTGGAAAATGATTCCGAAACCGATTTTAAAATGGTCTATTTTAATTCGGATGGAAACCAGAGCAGCATGTGCGGTAACGGTGGCCGCTGTTTAGTAGCTTTCGCAAGGTATTTGGGAATTATCCAAAATACCACAACTTTTAATGCCATTGACGGCATGCATGCCGCTACCATTACCGATGATAACCGTGTAAAGCTTCAAATGCGTGATGTGACGGATGTAAAGGAAAAACCCGATTATACGTTTTTAGATACCGGTTCTCCACATCATGTGCAGCTGGTCGACAATCTCAAGATGCTCGACGTTGCCAAAGAGGGTGCCAAACTGCGTTATGGTATGTACGGACAACAGGGAAGCAATATCAATTTTGTGGAACCCAATGGAGCGAATATTTTTAAGGTAAGAACCTATGAACGCGGAGTGGAGGATGAAACCTTATCCTGTGGTACCGGTGTGACCGCAGTCGCACTGGCCATGCACCATACCAAACGAACTGATTCGAACAGGGTGCGCTTGCATGCCGAAGGTGGCGAACTCGAAGTAGAATTCGAAGTCGCGACCAATGGCTATAAAAATGTTTTTCTAATCGGACCGACTAAAATGGTTTTTAAAGGGGAAATCGTATGCAAAAATTAA
- a CDS encoding acyl-CoA thioesterase, protein MDFNKISFRVRYAETDQMGVVYHGNYAQYLEMGRVEWLRHFGISYKSMEENGVMLPVISLQMSFKKSAVYDDLLTVVTKLKKTPSVKIEFEFEIFNEKNELLVKAEVVLAFINMKTMRPMKCPDYVLQAISA, encoded by the coding sequence ATGGATTTTAACAAAATTTCTTTCCGGGTACGCTATGCCGAAACGGATCAGATGGGAGTGGTCTATCATGGTAATTACGCGCAATATCTGGAGATGGGCAGGGTAGAGTGGTTAAGGCACTTCGGAATTTCTTACAAAAGCATGGAAGAAAACGGGGTTATGCTTCCAGTGATCTCTTTACAGATGAGTTTTAAAAAATCCGCTGTATATGACGATCTTCTTACCGTCGTGACCAAACTCAAAAAAACACCCTCCGTAAAAATCGAATTCGAGTTTGAAATCTTCAACGAAAAAAACGAACTTTTGGTCAAGGCTGAAGTCGTTCTTGCTTTTATCAATATGAAAACCATGCGTCCTATGAAATGTCCGGATTATGTGTTGCAGGCGATTTCAGCATAG
- a CDS encoding DMT family transporter has protein sequence MLDLILSVLFSSIIFVIFKLFNAYKVQTLYAIIVNYVVACIVGLLLYKGTVAIATIPQKPWFWGAFALGALFIIVFNLMAATAQKNGVSVASVATKMSLVIPVIVGVAFYKEELGPLKILGIILALAAVYFASVKRKSGIIKVSSFVLPVLVFLGSGIIDVSINYFREAHIAPEDFAIFSATVFAAAAIIGLGTVVVKSIRSTFKINLRNVIGGICLGVPNFFSIYFLLRALGNEDLNSATVFTINNVAIVMCSTLLGILLFKERLIPKNWLGIALAVISIILVALF, from the coding sequence ATGCTAGACCTCATTTTAAGTGTACTCTTTTCGAGTATCATCTTTGTCATTTTCAAACTCTTCAATGCCTATAAAGTACAGACACTTTACGCCATTATTGTCAATTATGTGGTCGCCTGTATTGTTGGACTATTGCTTTACAAGGGCACTGTTGCAATCGCTACGATTCCGCAGAAGCCATGGTTTTGGGGAGCTTTCGCCCTAGGGGCCTTGTTTATTATCGTTTTCAATCTGATGGCGGCCACGGCACAGAAAAACGGAGTTTCGGTAGCCTCGGTCGCAACAAAAATGTCACTGGTTATCCCGGTTATAGTTGGTGTTGCCTTCTATAAAGAGGAACTTGGTCCTCTAAAAATATTGGGTATCATTCTGGCTTTGGCAGCGGTGTATTTTGCATCCGTAAAAAGAAAATCAGGAATCATAAAAGTGAGCTCATTTGTATTACCGGTACTCGTTTTTTTGGGCTCGGGTATTATCGATGTAAGCATCAATTACTTTAGGGAAGCTCATATCGCCCCTGAGGATTTTGCGATTTTTTCAGCTACTGTTTTTGCGGCTGCGGCTATTATAGGTCTAGGAACGGTCGTGGTAAAATCAATCCGAAGTACCTTTAAAATAAATCTACGCAATGTGATAGGTGGTATTTGCCTGGGTGTTCCGAACTTTTTTTCGATTTACTTTTTACTTCGCGCCTTAGGCAATGAAGACCTAAACAGCGCCACGGTATTCACCATCAACAATGTAGCCATCGTTATGTGCTCTACCCTGCTGGGTATTTTGTTGTTCAAGGAAAGACTGATCCCAAAAAACTGGCTGGGTATTGCACTTGCCGTCATTAGCATCATTCTAGTAGCTTTATTTTAA
- a CDS encoding HAD family hydrolase, whose translation MLKNIIFDFGDVFINLDKRAVFKGLGEHDINLVIAPELVDLNERFEVGAISPTEFVSEWGAIIPKLDAQEIVRIWNSILLDFPDYRLEFLEQLAAEKKYRLFLLSNTNALHIPKVQEIMGAEKYGRFKNCFERFYLSHEIGLRKPNFDIYEFVLTENRLLAKETLFIDDTEKNTDAAASLGIRVWHLKVGKEDIIQLSTRL comes from the coding sequence ATGCTTAAAAATATCATTTTCGATTTTGGGGACGTCTTTATCAATTTAGACAAGCGAGCCGTGTTTAAGGGGCTTGGCGAACATGATATAAATCTTGTTATAGCTCCTGAATTGGTCGATTTGAACGAAAGATTCGAAGTGGGCGCCATTTCACCGACCGAATTCGTATCGGAATGGGGGGCTATCATTCCAAAATTGGATGCCCAAGAAATCGTTCGTATTTGGAATAGCATTTTATTGGACTTTCCGGATTATCGCCTGGAGTTTTTAGAACAGCTTGCTGCTGAAAAAAAATATCGCCTATTTCTGCTCAGTAATACCAATGCACTGCACATTCCTAAAGTGCAAGAAATTATGGGAGCCGAAAAATACGGCAGGTTCAAAAATTGTTTCGAGCGATTCTACCTATCACATGAAATAGGACTTCGTAAACCCAATTTCGATATTTATGAATTCGTGTTAACGGAAAATAGATTATTGGCTAAGGAGACCCTTTTTATTGACGACACTGAAAAAAATACCGATGCCGCTGCCTCATTGGGCATTAGGGTATGGCATTTAAAGGTTGGCAAAGAAGACATTATTCAACTTAGCACAAGACTGTAA
- a CDS encoding YigZ family protein, which translates to MQTDTYKTISRPSAELLYKERKSKFYGNAYPIQTEEEVKPLIEALRKKHRTANHVCYAWQLGVENPRYRANDDGEPNNSAGMPIYGQIQSFEVTNVLVTVTRIFGGTKLGVGGLIGAYRETARLSLDAADIVERILEQSILLHFGYPQMEKVMRTIKQDQITIVAQRLEIDCELLIAIQKSRSKEVLQKFQEMYGVAAKFKTF; encoded by the coding sequence ATGCAAACCGATACCTACAAAACCATTTCGAGACCATCCGCCGAACTGCTCTATAAAGAGCGGAAAAGTAAATTTTACGGCAATGCCTATCCCATTCAAACCGAAGAGGAAGTAAAACCGCTAATCGAGGCGTTAAGGAAAAAACATCGTACGGCCAATCATGTATGCTATGCCTGGCAGTTGGGGGTAGAAAACCCAAGGTATCGGGCCAATGATGATGGTGAACCAAACAATTCGGCGGGAATGCCCATATACGGTCAAATACAGTCTTTTGAGGTAACCAATGTATTGGTTACGGTGACCCGCATATTTGGTGGCACCAAATTGGGGGTCGGGGGACTGATAGGCGCCTATCGCGAAACGGCCAGATTAAGCTTAGACGCAGCGGATATTGTTGAACGAATTCTGGAACAATCGATACTGCTACATTTTGGCTATCCGCAGATGGAAAAGGTCATGCGTACCATAAAGCAAGATCAGATAACCATCGTTGCGCAGCGACTCGAAATAGACTGCGAACTTCTCATCGCCATTCAAAAAAGCCGTTCCAAAGAGGTGCTGCAAAAATTTCAAGAAATGTATGGCGTAGCGGCTAAATTCAAAACCTTCTGA
- the dnaA gene encoding chromosomal replication initiator protein DnaA has product MSVTANSVWKNCLDFIKDNIQPQAFKTWFEPIKPVKLSENALSIQVPSKFFYEWLEEHYVKLLKVALTKELGETAKLVYIIKMENTYGNREPFTEKIPSANRGNFGAQEMDVPIKSKNPELKNPFVIPGIRNIKIESQLNPNYNFENFLEGDANRLARSAGMAVANKPGGTSFNPLLVFGGVGLGKTHLAHAIGVEIKDKYPERTVLYISAEKFTQQYIESVKKNTRNDFIHFYQLIDVLIIDDVQFLSGKSGTQDVFFHIFNHLHQNGKQVILTSDKAPVDMQDIEQRLLSRFKWGLSAELQNPDYETRISILKNKLYRDGVEMPDDIIEYVAKHIKTNIRELEGAIISLIAQSSFNKKEVTLELAQQVVEKFVKNTKREVSIDYIQKVVSDYFEMDVATLQSKTRKRHIVQARQLAMFFAKKFTKASLASIGSQIGKRDHATVLHACKTVDNLAETDKQFRKYIDDLTKKFS; this is encoded by the coding sequence ATGAGTGTTACTGCCAATTCCGTATGGAAAAATTGTTTGGATTTCATTAAGGACAACATCCAACCGCAGGCATTCAAAACTTGGTTCGAACCAATAAAGCCCGTTAAACTTTCCGAAAATGCGTTAAGCATACAGGTACCCAGTAAATTCTTCTACGAATGGCTGGAAGAGCATTACGTAAAACTTCTAAAAGTTGCCTTGACCAAGGAATTGGGTGAAACCGCAAAACTGGTGTATATCATAAAAATGGAAAACACTTACGGCAATCGCGAGCCATTTACCGAAAAAATACCCAGTGCCAACAGGGGTAATTTCGGTGCACAGGAAATGGATGTTCCTATCAAATCGAAAAACCCGGAATTGAAGAACCCTTTCGTAATTCCCGGGATACGCAATATCAAAATCGAATCGCAGCTCAATCCGAACTATAATTTTGAGAATTTTCTTGAAGGGGATGCCAATCGTCTGGCCCGTTCCGCAGGAATGGCCGTCGCGAACAAACCAGGGGGCACATCGTTCAACCCACTTTTGGTCTTTGGCGGTGTCGGTTTGGGAAAGACGCACCTGGCCCACGCCATCGGTGTTGAAATCAAGGATAAATATCCGGAGCGCACCGTACTCTATATTTCTGCCGAAAAGTTTACACAACAGTACATCGAATCGGTCAAGAAAAACACCCGGAACGATTTCATACACTTTTACCAATTGATCGATGTGTTGATTATTGACGATGTGCAATTCCTTTCGGGCAAATCCGGAACCCAGGATGTGTTCTTCCATATTTTCAATCATTTGCATCAAAACGGTAAGCAGGTAATCTTGACTTCGGATAAGGCACCTGTTGATATGCAGGATATCGAGCAACGCTTATTGTCCCGATTTAAATGGGGGCTTTCCGCAGAATTGCAGAACCCGGATTATGAAACGCGTATTTCTATTTTGAAAAACAAGTTATACCGGGATGGTGTCGAGATGCCCGATGATATTATTGAATATGTCGCAAAACACATCAAAACCAATATACGTGAGCTGGAAGGTGCTATTATCTCATTGATAGCGCAATCCTCGTTTAACAAGAAGGAAGTTACCCTTGAATTAGCCCAGCAAGTCGTCGAAAAGTTTGTAAAGAACACGAAACGCGAAGTTTCTATAGACTACATTCAAAAAGTGGTTTCTGATTACTTTGAAATGGATGTGGCCACTTTACAATCGAAAACCAGAAAACGCCATATCGTACAAGCGCGACAGTTGGCCATGTTCTTTGCAAAAAAGTTTACCAAAGCCTCGTTGGCCAGTATTGGTTCGCAAATCGGAAAACGTGATCACGCTACCGTTCTACATGCATGTAAAACCGTGGATAACCTCGCCGAAACCGATAAACAGTTCAGAAAGTATATTGACGACCTTACCAAGAAATTTTCATAA